The Musa acuminata AAA Group cultivar baxijiao chromosome BXJ3-6, Cavendish_Baxijiao_AAA, whole genome shotgun sequence region ATCATGAAAGATAATCTAACTTGCTTTTCTAaactaaaaataacatgaacTTTGAGAATAAATTCTTAGAAAAGAAGTCACATCAAAAGTATCAATTCACTGTATTGTATTCATCCAATATTATCAATTGCAGATATGATCAAACTCTGCTGTTAATCTTGTAGATAGTTCTGGCTTTATTTGTCAGGTGCCTCTGGGAACCTGATTATTATGTGTGGCTAGTCTTGTTAACATCTAAATCACTGAAACCGTATTGTATTAGATGCAAacagcaagaagaagaaaatttatcAGAAAGAATTCCTTCAATTACTTTGAATGTGAACTCTTTACTGACATCAAGTGGTTCTTGGCATTCAGCTGAGGGCCACAAATCAGGATAGCACACACCCCTACAAAAGATAATTTATAGAGTTTTATCTGAGTTGTGTAATCACTCCCAACCCAATTCACagagaaaaatcaaataaattgaaaaaGAATATTGCATTGCAGAAAAGAAGACATCTTTGGAGATGCAGGCTATGATCACCAAGAGCAGTATGAGTTACTATAATAACAACATGATTTCTTTTAGTTAAAAATTCAAGAATTTTTAAATCCATACTACAAAATAAGAGCTAAAAGGCCATTGGACTTTATCTACCATGAGAGAGCATGGCCGGGCACATCAATCTCAACCAACACGTTTACTCCCCTTCTTTCTGCATACCTGAAAATATTCTTGTTTAGAAGTACAAAAAGATCCAGTCATGAAGAAACTAAGAAGCTCCATAAAACTCATACTGATATATAAATTACAGGTATACACATATGAACCATTTAAAAACATACACAAGTGCAGATGATAATTTATGCATGTGAGGCATCATACAGGAGCTTTTGTCCCCAATTCTTGTCACCAGAATGTATATTCTTAGGGGTTTGTTCAATGTTCATCAGAGCAGAGGGTCATATGTGCCACTAATATATGTGCATGACCACAGAGAAGAAGTAGGCCTGCTTAGCATGTAATTAAAACTTAAGTATATTTTAAGAAGTCTGATCATATGTGCCACTGATAAATGTGCATGAGGGGATGATGCAGAGACACTGACAACAGTAGTGTGATGGAGATTATATGGGTCATACAttgcaagaaaaaatatttcaactGATGAAAGGAAACTAGAcatcacataagaaaaaataattactttcttcttAGTTCAGATGTCTGTTACACTCAAATATATCTGTATGCAAACTTTTTGTCCTAAAAAGTCATATGCCTGTAGTGATCTAGGTATAACTTGTTGAGAGCTAGGTACAGATGGCTGGTTAATGATCAGAGCTAGGCCAGTGTGACAATCTCCAAGAACAAACATACCACAACCTTGAAAAGGATGCTTAAGTAGCCATTCATTGCTTACTGTGCGATTTCAAGAGCATCAGCCTTAGTATCTCGCTCAGGGTAGGAGTATGAACCAGCCCACAGTCTTGGATATGATGGTATCTCCAAGGGGAAGGATTGCATATCCACGATATGCCATTGAAGCACATCAATTTCATCATCTTTTTTTCAATTATGAACTGATAGGATACTCAACTTGAAACGTTGCATTTTGTCCTAAAAATATGTGGATCTTCAATTCACATTAAAGAAATTTAGATTTAATatctatttctaaatattttattatttatccaaaaaaattcatatatatatatatatataattattttaatcatagtatgaggataATTAAATCTAATAATGCAGAATTttcagaaaataacaaataagtaGGAGTGAAAATCTTAGAATTTAATCTTTATattgagaaaatacaagttgaTATTCCTTTATTATTTTCAAGGGATTGTTATTCTTCAAATCATTAAAAGAATTGATtaggtgaataataaaataataatgagAAACTCTTATTTGATTTTAATGTCATAGCTAATAATCATGTAGAACAATCATAATCGGtagtttaaaaaaaaagtcaGAACAAAATGAGATATGTTCTTtatgattattatatataatatctacaagaattatattatgatatagaaattaaaataatttctcaTTGTTTTCATAAGTTTTGAAAAGCAAAGAttttgaaaaatggtatgatgcaataaaagaagaattGAAATTAATGACTAGAATGATGTTTGAAAACTCATCGAATTgcttaataaatataaaagagtCTGTTATATAAATATAACTTAAAGAATAATATTAAACGATATAATGGTTAGATTTACGATCAAAGATTTTACCAACAAAGGCTGCATCGATCATAACAAGATATTTTTCTAGTTTTTTAAATAAACAtattaagaatcatcataatattaataatttattatgattttgagttacataataagaatatgaaaatatttttttaattagggatttatacaaaaaaaaagaaatataaattttaatatataaattttaaaaatctatTTATAATCTTAAATAAATCTTGAAGAATATATAAAGCAAGTACCACTTGTCctaatttttctaccaccaagccTGCAAGCACACAAGGAAAATTGTCTTATTGTCAGTGATGACACCAACACAATCGATCCAGATCGATGTACACATCGATAAATCGAAATTTTCAACATATATTATGTGTTTTTTTTGCGGGGAGGGGGGAATTTGAGAGAGGCAACACATGAGGTTTCTGAATGATGTAAGATAGTCTATCTTTTTTGGGTGAGGTCGTCTCAATTGACGAACCAACTATAGGTATCGGATGGAGACGTGATGGAACCAATATATAAACTCGACTCGTATCTTGTTATTGTTGCATTGTGATGCGCTCGAAACATCTCTCAACGCTAAGTCGTGTTTGAGGTCAGATAGCGATATACTCTTAGAAAAGAATTGGGACCCGATCACGAAAAGGATCAATCCATTAATaccatgattatatatatacatatatatatacgaagAGAGATTTGGAGCAACTTAATACGTCATTGTTTCAGACGGAATTGGTGATAGTTATGAGGGAGAGTGAATAAGAGACGCCACCGCATGTCTCTCTCTCTTTAGGGATTTATGTGGCGAGTAATCGAACAAACTTCAACAATCGATTTTTCTATATCTcaaaatctatcttttcatatgaCTTTTTGTGTTCTTACATCTGTCTAATTATTTCTCTTTAGTTCCCGAGGGGGTATTTGGTTTCTCGCTAGGTATTTTATGTCGAGCATCCCTCTTTCATCAAAAAGATTTCTCAGAATTTATAGTTTAGCCGATTTCATGTGTTATGCCACTGTTTTCCGGAGCCCATCTAATCTTCTTTTATTGGCTTTGGATAAATCATATCATAGATCTCTCATGATCGAGGGATATATATCGAATATTTTGCTGACTTGAGCTAtctcatcaaaattgtttttggTTGACTTTGACACGGGAAAGATATCTTACATATGCTTTCGAATATGTCGAAtgtaagttctcatcattaatgatAAAACACACATCAAATGTTGATTTTTGGATAATAATTGTGATCATTAACAACCCTCACGTATTCAGTGATACCATGATGATGCATGGGTACAGAGACCATCCATCATTCATCATACTTGTAGTTGATGTTGTAAAGTgtctaatattagtcaaaataaacATATTTATAAACCTTGACTTTGTATATATATAGTAACAGTTTGCTTTTTCATCATCCATCCTTTGGTCTGCATGGCAAACTGAACAAACTAATTAAGCACAAACTTATCGACCAATGAGATCAGATCATTATTTCTTATAGAATGTTAATTGCATTATGCTCTTGATGCTATTATTTCAACTTCCAATCTGTCTAGTCAaaaccagtgattgcaaaaggcgctcgggcgctcgcctaggcgctcgggcgaggcgaggcgaggcccgagcgcctcgctaatgtcccaggcggcgcgcttcaaacaggcgccgcctaggcgctcgcccgagcccaggcgctgggcgcttcgggcgagcgcctgggtaaaccaaggcgaccgaaccagaattttaggtctggttcggtcctggttcggttgttagttggttcaatcgaaccaactaaaccgatataaccccaaccctaaccctaaccctaacccaacactaacctgctgctgctgccgctctcgatcccgatcccgatcgcgatctcgtcgctcgctgccgctgctcgccggtgtcgctgctcgcgcctcccgcgagccttcccgcagttcgcgcctcccgcgagccctctcgctgctcgcgcctcctgcgagccctctcgctgctcgcgcctcccgcgagccctctcgcctcctgcgagccctcccgcgagccttcccgctgctcgcgcctccctcgaggcctcccgctgctcgcgccttcctctccctttccctttcccgctgccgctgccgccgctcgctgctgctgttgttgctgccgctcgccgctgctgctgccgccgctgctgccgccgctcgccgctgctgccaccGCCGCTCCCACTCgctgctgcttcctcgtttctccatcaagCTCAGTAAAataattaagtttatttgaattttaaaataaataattttctgttaatagattaataatatattattttgattttaatgttattaatttttatttatttgaaattattgttaggtttcaacataaatggcaagtgcagaaagcaactcaatagagtctccagtggtatcaaaaaaagatcctgcatggaagtataattatttgaaggatccgaaagatcctaatgcagtgacttgcatattctgtgataagactaccagaggtggtatttttcgtgcaaaacaacatctagtaggaaatttcaagaatgcagcagcttgcaaaaaatgtccacctgaggtaaaagaagagttgctgaattatatgaatgaaaagaagacacaaaagaatgaatcttatgggaatttaccagaagacaatgttgaacaaatcagagatgaagaagaagattattctacgagtattaacccaagtgaaaaaagagtatacgacaaaaagggaaaagaagttatgagtactaagaaatgtagaaaaggaccgatggatctatatatgcttcaaggatcccagaaacaacaagggcaagcaggaggctcaaaattgagacaaacaaatataagtgatgcttgtgataaagaaataagaggaagaacaattcagcacattgctcgcttcttttatcaggctggtcttccccttagtacaactcgtttagacagttttaaggatatgattgaagctattggaagatatggtgcaggattaaaacctccaagttattatgagatgcgagttccattgctgcaaaaagagttgaattatacaaatgacttactaaagggtcataaagaatcatgggcaacacgtggttgctctattatgtcagatgtttggactgacaggaggcgcaggagtataattaattttatggttaattgttctttggggactatgtttgtgaagtcaatagatgcttcatcttttgtaaaatctggagacaagatatatgatttacttgacaacttcgtggaagaaattggagaacaaaatatcgttcaaatcataaccgacaatggaagcaactatgttttagctggtaatattcatcttttgattttgttaattattttatctttaattaagtgtgttaaattcttaagtcttatcatttttgttatcctttgtctcaggtaaattgcttgaatcaaaaagacaacacttgtattggactccatgtgcagcacattgtattgatttaatgttggaagatattggaaagatcttagaaatcaagaaaaccttagaaagggcaatttttgttgttggatttctttataatcacattggggctttgaatatgatgagagaatttacagggaataaagaattagtgagacatggtgttacccgatttgctacttcattcttgacattacagagcgtgcatcgtcaaaaacatactctgagaaatatgtttacctctgagaaatgggtgacaagcaaatgggcaaaagaagcaaaaggcaagagggctgctgatatcatcttaatgccatccttttggaatcatgtagtttatatattaaaggtaatgggccctcttgttcgagtccttcggttggtggataatgaaaataagcctgcaatgggatatatttatgaggctatggatagagcaaaggagacgattaaaagatcttttaatgaaaatgaagaaaaatatgagaaaatttttacaatcattgacgaaagatggaattgtcaacttcatcgtcccttacatgcagcaggatattatttgaaccctgaattcttttataagattaaatctgttggatttgatgcagaagttttgagtgggttatatcagtgtgttgcaagattagttcccagcattgaggttcaagataagattattcatgaattatctttatataaaaatgctgaaggtctttttggaattccaattgccgttcgatccaggacaactacctctccaggtattaataatttgatataattaatttcatatatattatggtactatgttattgctaataataacataaattttgcagctgaatggtggagtctatttggaaattccaccccgaacttacagaaatttgctatcaaagtacttagtttgacatgtagtgcttcgggttgtgagcgaaactggagtgtctttgagcatgtaagtattactaaatatttttattttaattaatttatttatttagatatatgtattaatatatttttaaattatatgacatgacagattcactcgaagagaag contains the following coding sequences:
- the LOC135641211 gene encoding uncharacterized protein LOC135641211 codes for the protein MASAESNSIESPVVSKKDPAWKYNYLKDPKDPNAVTCIFCDKTTRGGIFRAKQHLVGNFKNAAACKKCPPEVKEELLNYMNEKKTQKNESYGNLPEDNVEQIRDEEEDYSTSINPSEKRVYDKKGKEVMSTKKCRKGPMDLYMLQGSQKQQGQAGGSKLRQTNISDACDKEIRGRTIQHIARFFYQAGLPLSTTRLDSFKDMIEAIGRYGAGLKPPSYYEMRVPLLQKELNYTNDLLKGHKESWATRGCSIMSDVWTDRRRRSIINFMVNCSLGTMFVKSIDASSFVKSGDKIYDLLDNFVEEIGEQNIVQIITDNGSNYVLAGKLLESKRQHLYWTPCAAHCIDLMLEDIGKILEIKKTLERAIFVVGFLYNHIGALNMMREFTGNKELVRHGVTRFATSFLTLQSVHRQKHTLRNMFTSEKWVTSKWAKEAKGKRAADIILMPSFWNHVVYILKVMGPLVRVLRLVDNENKPAMGYIYEAMDRAKETIKRSFNENEEKYEKIFTIIDERWNCQLHRPLHAAGYYLNPEFFYKIKSVGFDAEVLSGLYQCVARLVPSIEVQDKIIHELSLYKNAEGLFGIPIAVRSRTTTSPAEWWSLFGNSTPNLQKFAIKVLSLTCSASGCERNWSVFEHIHSKRRNRLEHQRLHDLVYIKYNQALKTRHDLKNRFDSISLQDIDDSNEWLVGEMGANLQDAEDELVFEDDRLTWGDVARASGAGELQTYTRQMSKRKMSAKASSSAPAIVEDIENETYLDEEEGIEEQEEEDEFNEDDLCENDDNIDYDE